One Dromiciops gliroides isolate mDroGli1 chromosome 3, mDroGli1.pri, whole genome shotgun sequence DNA segment encodes these proteins:
- the LOC122749593 gene encoding zinc finger protein OZF-like, giving the protein MLEQGGLPSEGASPHQSPGEEVDEGKAPPCAPSDTSKVKEPVTFRDVAVDFTPEEWGRLGPAQRQLYRDVMLETYRNLVSLGLSIPTLAAVSHLEQEEPWMAEGEAPSGPHPDPKTRPETKESSQGWDISEGGISHGMMGRFVQDGPGKPSMREAWTCDGQLKEQQERHCKHMFVTNEQMQSGDTGSEWDECEKSISLRPWLIVHQNISWAGERACKHEVSGKSFKQLTHLMNHPIICAQTKPDMYNESREDLLLGSPPRSHPRGKPYKCKECGKAFSQNALLTKHLRVHTGDKPYECSDCGKAFNQTSHLRQHRRIHNEEKPFECNECGKAFRVSSSLTEHWRTHTGEKPYQCNECGKAFNRSTHLTQHQRIHTGEKPFACNECGKAFNRSTLLTQHQRIHTGKKPYECDECGKAFRVSSSLTEHRRIHTGEKPYECNECGKAFNCSKLLTQHQRIHTGEKPYECSQCGKAFNKSPNLTRHQRIHTGEKPYICSECGKTFNQSTHLIQHQRIHTGEIFYDPVTNTYL; this is encoded by the exons ATGCTGGAGCAGGGAG GTCTGCCCTCTGAGGGCGCCAGCCCACACCAAAGCCCAGGGGAGGAGGTGGATGAAGGCAAGGCCCCCCCCTGTGCCCCATCGGACACTTCCAAGGTGAAG GAGCCCGTGACCTTCAGGGATGTGGCCGTGGACTTTACCCCTGAGGAGTGGGGGCGTCTGGGCCCGGCTCAGAGGCAGCTGTACCGGGACGTGATGCTGGAGACCTACCGGAACCTGGTCTCCCTGG GGCTTTCCATTCCCACACTGGCTGCCGTCTCCCACCTCGAGCAAGAAGAGCCATGGATGGCTGAGGGGGAGGCCCCAAGTGGCCCCCATCCAG ACCCAAAGACTAGACCTGAAACCAAAGAGTCAAGCCAAGGTTGGGATATTTCTGAAGGAGGAATATCCCATGGGATGATGGGAAGATTTGTCCAGGATGGTCCTGGGAAGCCCAGTATGAGGGAAGCTTGGACGTGTGATGGGCAGTTAAAAGAGCAGCAGGAGAGACATTGCAAGCATATGTTTGTCACCAATGAGCAAATGCAATCCGGGGACACAGGCTCCGAATGGGATGAATGTGAGAAAAGCATCAGTCTGAGACCATGGCTGATTGTACACCAGAATATCTCCTGGGCTGGAGAGAGGGCCTGTAAACACGAGGTGAGTGGGAAAAGCTTCAAGCAGCTTACTCACTTGATGAACCATCCAATCATCTGTGCACAGACGAAACCTGATATGTACAATGAAAGTAGGGAAGACCTTCTGCTTGGCTCACCCCCCAGAAGCCATCCTAGAGGGAAGCCCTACAaatgtaaagaatgtgggaaagcctttagccAAAACGCACTTCTTACCAAACACCTGAGAGTTCACACTGGAGACAAGCCCTATGAATGTAGTGATTGTGGCAAAGCCTTCAACCAGACTTCACACTTGAGGCAGCATCGGAGAATTCATAATGAAGAAAAACCCTttgaatgcaatgaatgtgggaaagctttcaggGTGAGCTCATCCCTTACTGAGCATTGGAGGACTCATACTGGGGAAAAACCCTATCAGTGCAATGAATGTGGTAAAGCTTTCAACCGGAGTACCCACCTTACACAGCACCagaggattcatactggagagaagccctttgcctgtaatgaatgtgggaaggccttcaacCGGAGCACACTCCTTACTCAGCATCAAAGAATTCACACTGGaaagaaaccctatgaatgtgatgaatgtgggaaggccttccgaGTGAGCTCATCCCTCACTGAACATcggagaattcacactggagagaagccctatgaatgtaatgaatgtgggaaggccttcaacTGTAGTAAACTTCTTACTCAGCACCAAaggattcacactggagagaaaccctatgaatgtagccagtgtgggaaagccttcaacAAGAGCCCAAACCTTACTCGGCATcaaagaattcacactggagagaaaccctacatatgcagtgaatgtgggaaaaccttcaACCAGAGTACCCACCTCATtcaacaccagagaattcacactggagagattTTCTATGATCCTGTAACCAACACATACCTGTGA
- the LOC122749612 gene encoding 60S ribosomal protein L39-like, with protein MSSHKTFRIKRFLVKKQKQNHPIPQWIQMKTGNKIRYNSKRRHWRRTELRL; from the coding sequence atgTCCTCTCATAAAACATTCAGAATCAAGAGGTTCCTGGtcaagaaacagaagcagaatcATCCCATTCCTCAATGGATTCAAATGAAAACTGGTAATAAGATCAGGTACAATTCAAAGAGGAGACACTGGAGGAGGACCGAACTCAGACTGTAA